Proteins from a single region of Cetobacterium ceti:
- a CDS encoding gamma-glutamyl-gamma-aminobutyrate hydrolase family protein, translating into MKKPIIGISGSLIIDQGGMFPGYERAYVNDDYVQSVVRAGGVPYIIPMVYDDEVIRAQAEAIDALIMSGGHDVNPMLYGEEPCKELGGLLPKRDTFDMALIKAVMALGKPILGICRGEQILNVVNGGSLYQDLKFAEGSYIKHNQGQLPNFATHTVTVKEGSKLHEILGSETLVNSFHHLAVKTVAPGFKAVAYSKDGIVEAIEKEGDVFVMGLQWHPEMLSKDYSNMAKVFERLIEEAKK; encoded by the coding sequence ATGAAAAAACCGATTATTGGAATTTCAGGTAGTTTAATCATTGACCAAGGTGGAATGTTCCCAGGTTATGAAAGAGCTTATGTGAATGATGATTATGTACAATCAGTAGTTAGAGCAGGAGGAGTTCCATATATTATACCTATGGTTTATGACGATGAAGTTATAAGAGCACAGGCAGAAGCAATTGATGCTCTTATAATGTCAGGAGGTCATGATGTAAATCCTATGCTTTATGGAGAAGAACCTTGTAAGGAATTAGGTGGACTTTTACCTAAAAGAGATACATTTGATATGGCTTTAATAAAAGCTGTAATGGCGTTAGGGAAGCCTATTTTAGGAATTTGTAGAGGAGAACAAATTTTAAATGTTGTTAATGGTGGAAGCTTATATCAAGATTTAAAATTTGCAGAAGGATCTTATATTAAACATAATCAAGGTCAATTACCAAATTTTGCAACTCATACAGTAACAGTAAAAGAAGGATCAAAATTACATGAAATTTTAGGTTCAGAAACTTTAGTTAATAGTTTCCATCATCTAGCTGTTAAAACTGTAGCTCCAGGATTTAAAGCTGTTGCTTACTCAAAAGATGGAATAGTAGAAGCTATTGAAAAAGAAGGAGATGTTTTTGTAATGGGATTACAATGGCATCCTGAAATGTTAAGCAAAGATTATTCAAATATGGCAAAAGTATTTGAAAGATTAATTGAGGAAGCAAAAAAATAA
- a CDS encoding PTS sugar transporter subunit IIA, producing the protein MFGIVITGHGSFANGLQEAIELCLGVFKDIKYITYREGDTPEIFKEKLKSSIDELPYEDILLITDIQKGTPYNISTSLKEILTKNIEVLYGCNLPMIVEAIEERNNNNSFQNAIRNIINSGKNGIGK; encoded by the coding sequence ATGTTTGGGATTGTCATTACAGGACATGGAAGTTTTGCAAATGGATTACAAGAAGCTATTGAATTATGTTTAGGAGTATTTAAAGACATTAAATATATTACATATAGAGAAGGAGATACTCCAGAAATATTTAAAGAAAAATTAAAAAGTTCTATAGATGAATTGCCCTATGAAGATATTTTATTAATAACAGACATACAAAAGGGGACTCCTTATAATATATCAACTTCCTTAAAAGAAATATTAACTAAAAATATAGAAGTTTTATATGGTTGCAATTTGCCTATGATTGTAGAAGCTATTGAAGAGCGAAATAATAATAATAGTTTTCAAAATGCTATAAGAAATATTATAAATTCAGGTAAAAATGGAATAGGAAAATAA
- a CDS encoding lactate utilization protein, giving the protein MENIKKILRKKQAIEIVNILNENGYRGIYADSLEEAKKIILNTIPLKSTIGLGGSVTINELDLIRIFKEGDYNLFDRYNQPDWPSTVQCMREALLADYFITSTNAISKNGELIQVDSGGNRVASLLYGPKNVIVVTGINKVVNTLEDGIERIKTYVAPLNSKRINHKTPCNLSGQCENCTTKQRICNYTSIIKNGERMGNRITVIVISEKVGY; this is encoded by the coding sequence ATGGAAAATATAAAGAAAATTTTAAGGAAAAAACAAGCCATTGAAATAGTTAATATTTTAAATGAGAATGGCTATCGAGGTATTTATGCTGATTCCTTAGAAGAAGCTAAAAAAATTATACTAAATACTATTCCTTTAAAATCAACAATCGGTCTTGGGGGATCAGTTACTATAAATGAGTTGGACCTTATAAGAATATTTAAAGAAGGGGATTACAATTTATTTGATAGATACAATCAACCTGATTGGCCTAGTACAGTTCAATGTATGAGAGAAGCTTTATTAGCTGATTATTTTATAACTAGTACAAATGCTATAAGTAAAAATGGTGAACTTATTCAAGTAGATTCTGGGGGAAATAGAGTGGCTAGTCTTCTTTATGGCCCTAAAAATGTAATTGTAGTTACTGGAATCAATAAAGTTGTTAATACTCTAGAAGATGGTATTGAAAGAATAAAAACTTATGTTGCTCCTTTAAATTCAAAAAGAATAAATCATAAAACTCCTTGTAATCTGTCTGGTCAATGTGAAAATTGTACCACCAAACAAAGAATATGTAACTATACATCTATAATAAAAAATGGAGAAAGAATGGGAAATCGAATTACTGTTATTGTTATTAGTGAAAAGGTGGGATATTAA
- a CDS encoding LUD domain-containing protein has protein sequence MDVNIKWLNQKKAENITRVLLGQEYETILVNSLDEIKTILLNKIPKEESIILGDSCVLEDLNLIDAFYKNGNYIFNYQHEPSLEIKQEIRRQGLLADTFITEIDFVTEQGELILQGGFSNCASIFGPNKIYGIIGINKIVKNLKDAEIKSQLILEANSFREKSYYDKDLYNNLGIIHNGKKFPNKYTLFVLNDSLGF, from the coding sequence ATGGATGTAAATATAAAATGGCTAAATCAAAAAAAAGCAGAAAATATTACAAGAGTACTTTTAGGACAAGAGTATGAAACTATATTAGTAAATTCTTTAGATGAAATTAAAACTATTCTTTTAAATAAAATTCCAAAAGAAGAATCTATTATACTAGGTGATTCTTGTGTTTTAGAAGATTTAAATTTAATTGATGCTTTTTATAAAAATGGTAATTATATTTTTAATTATCAACATGAACCATCCTTAGAAATCAAACAAGAAATAAGACGTCAAGGTCTTTTAGCTGATACTTTTATAACTGAAATTGATTTTGTTACAGAACAAGGGGAGCTTATCTTACAAGGTGGTTTTTCTAATTGTGCTAGCATCTTTGGTCCTAATAAAATTTATGGAATCATCGGAATAAATAAAATAGTAAAAAATCTAAAAGATGCTGAAATTAAATCTCAATTAATTTTAGAAGCAAATAGCTTTAGAGAAAAATCTTATTATGATAAAGATTTGTATAATAACTTAGGAATTATCCATAATGGAAAAAAGTTTCCTAATAAATATACTCTATTTGTTTTAAATGACTCTTTAGGATTTTAA
- a CDS encoding APC family permease: MAEKNKLGFWSIVLLGINAIIGSGIFLLPNKAYKLMGVGSLGVIIFDMILVLSIALCFAEAGGMFKKNGGPYVYAKEAFGDFVGFEVGFMKWIIGIIAWAAMAAAFAQALSKVWPAANHGGVKAAIIIIILGGLGIVNILGVQISKILNNVITIGKLLPLILFVAIGVFFINGGNFNAPAPTAAVEGGSNFAAAALLMFYAFTGFESIAVAAEDMHNPEKDVPKAIMTVMAIVSAFYILILVVSIGALGPELASSTAPIADAANRFLGPIGSSIVTAGTLVSIGGINIAASFITPRSGVALAEDGILPRFIAKNGKHGTPVYAIIITVVLAILLALSGSFAKLAAISVISRFVQYLPTCLAIPVLRKKRPELVRTFRVPLGPVIPVFAVVVSCWLVYNSDITKILIGLGGLLFGVPVYLLMKKFGNR; this comes from the coding sequence ATGGCAGAAAAAAATAAATTAGGATTTTGGAGTATCGTATTATTAGGTATTAATGCGATTATAGGTTCGGGAATATTCCTATTACCAAATAAAGCTTATAAGCTAATGGGTGTAGGAAGTTTAGGTGTTATTATATTTGATATGATTTTAGTTTTAAGTATAGCTTTATGTTTTGCTGAAGCAGGTGGAATGTTCAAAAAGAACGGTGGGCCATATGTTTATGCAAAGGAAGCTTTTGGTGATTTTGTTGGATTTGAAGTTGGATTCATGAAATGGATTATTGGAATTATAGCATGGGCAGCAATGGCAGCAGCATTTGCACAAGCTTTAAGTAAAGTTTGGCCAGCTGCAAATCATGGGGGAGTAAAGGCGGCTATTATTATTATAATATTAGGCGGTCTTGGAATTGTTAATATTTTAGGAGTACAAATTTCAAAAATTTTAAACAATGTTATCACAATTGGAAAGTTATTACCTTTAATTTTATTTGTTGCTATTGGAGTATTTTTTATAAATGGAGGAAACTTCAATGCTCCAGCACCTACAGCAGCAGTTGAAGGTGGATCAAACTTTGCAGCAGCAGCATTATTAATGTTCTATGCTTTTACAGGATTTGAATCTATTGCCGTAGCTGCAGAAGATATGCATAATCCGGAAAAAGATGTACCTAAAGCTATTATGACAGTTATGGCTATTGTATCAGCATTTTACATTTTAATATTAGTTGTATCAATTGGTGCATTAGGACCAGAATTAGCTTCAAGTACTGCTCCAATAGCAGATGCAGCAAATAGATTCTTAGGACCAATAGGATCTTCTATTGTAACAGCGGGAACATTAGTTTCAATTGGAGGTATTAATATAGCAGCCTCTTTCATAACTCCTAGAAGTGGAGTTGCTTTAGCTGAAGATGGAATTTTACCAAGATTTATAGCTAAAAATGGAAAACATGGAACACCAGTTTATGCAATTATAATCACAGTAGTATTAGCAATTTTACTTGCACTTTCTGGAAGTTTTGCAAAATTAGCAGCAATATCAGTTATTTCTAGATTTGTACAGTATTTACCAACTTGTTTAGCAATTCCTGTATTAAGAAAGAAAAGACCTGAGTTAGTAAGAACTTTTAGAGTTCCTTTAGGTCCAGTAATTCCTGTATTTGCAGTAGTTGTAAGTTGTTGGTTAGTTTATAATTCTGATATTACTAAAATTTTAATTGGATTAGGTGGATTATTATTTGGAGTACCAGTATACTTATTAATGAAAAAATTTGGAAATAGATAA
- a CDS encoding flavodoxin domain-containing protein, translated as MEKLGIFYGSNRGKSEFTAHLLKDLLKDKFDVHIFNVSNGINEIHSYNKIIFITGTYGAGELQSDWIRNLEVLKKTDFSEKTVGIIGRGNQGFFAATFVNSMKPLYDIIIKNGGNVKGFTPSKDYSFEKSTALIDEEFVGLPLDEMFMLEETKSRIIDWLKKWLI; from the coding sequence ATGGAAAAATTAGGAATTTTTTATGGAAGTAATAGAGGAAAAAGTGAGTTTACTGCTCACCTTTTAAAAGATCTTTTAAAGGATAAATTTGATGTTCATATATTTAATGTATCCAATGGTATAAATGAAATTCATTCATATAATAAGATAATTTTTATAACTGGGACCTATGGAGCTGGTGAACTTCAATCTGATTGGATTCGAAATTTAGAAGTTTTAAAAAAGACAGATTTTTCAGAAAAAACTGTAGGAATAATAGGCCGAGGTAATCAAGGATTCTTTGCGGCCACCTTTGTTAATAGCATGAAACCTCTTTATGATATAATTATTAAAAATGGTGGAAATGTAAAAGGATTTACTCCTTCTAAAGATTATTCCTTTGAAAAAAGCACAGCTTTAATTGATGAGGAGTTCGTAGGATTGCCTTTAGATGAAATGTTTATGCTAGAAGAAACTAAAAGTAGAATTATAGATTGGTTAAAAAAGTGGCTTATCTAA
- a CDS encoding KTSC domain-containing protein produces MLVKINLFGIETVTYVKTLNLLKVKFNSGLICAYKQVPENTFLQFVDEFHKNEKKGHILNYYKKLLNNFELELLDY; encoded by the coding sequence TTGTTGGTTAAAATCAATTTATTTGGAATTGAAACTGTTACCTATGTAAAAACTTTAAATCTACTAAAAGTAAAATTTAATAGTGGATTAATCTGTGCTTATAAACAAGTTCCAGAAAATACTTTTTTACAATTTGTCGATGAATTTCATAAAAATGAAAAAAAAGGCCATATTTTAAATTACTATAAAAAATTGTTAAATAATTTTGAATTAGAATTATTGGATTATTAA
- a CDS encoding polysaccharide lyase 8 family protein encodes MKKTLLFLFFILMGTLSFSENLQENEYEIIIKRFNTLNNYAVNDEKISQLLNNLNSKKEKTYLWPEYSNMKNGPDILFTYRNITELAKGYSNSNSKYYKNKKLKNTILNSLNWMKNNAYKENFPELGNWWQWEIGIPKDLNKIISFMYEDLTPKERLSFLKGSQYFQPYANWSGYSPSAKFSSNPEKRVSTGGNRIDTSLIVFMRGILLNNSEEVQEALKSIPDVGDFVETGDGFYKDGSFIQHESIPYGGTYGAVLLGGLGIIQNLVANTSLEIKDPRFNNIYDSIINGYNYLLIDGRISDSISGRAVTRPNTNDMTRGEENLIAIAMISQGAPKEYKYKLQEIVKRNIEENNLVYLPAKIKNPVEKEVIESILKNDDILTHELIGSKNFGNMDRFVNRNKNYSFILSMHSSRIGNFESILGENLKGWHSSDGMYYIYTQKQNEYFEYWPTVNPYRLPGTTESLTTRKDVSGQRRIKKYMVQKDFAGGACDGFNSMIGMDFSSWNDKTTGKKSWFILDNKIIALGSDINSTDGIVNTTIENKIIDSKEDIIKNTEDTLIIKNDKSNLYSGYFILDKNKLNNILDERIGSWKEAGGKGSNKKIFKKYITSYINHGENPKNNSYEYIIIPEVKENILNNFNKNSIHILSNNKFAQGVEFKNIFGINFFEGSDKKVKNFIGKTPLSLIGHSNGNNLNLFISDPTHKNQEGIILEIIGSYSLENKISNVDINYEKDKTILTIKNLKNGESIKVSLVKNKK; translated from the coding sequence ATGAAAAAAACTTTATTATTTTTATTTTTTATACTTATGGGAACTTTAAGTTTTAGTGAAAATTTACAAGAAAATGAATATGAAATAATTATAAAGCGATTTAATACTTTAAATAATTATGCAGTTAATGATGAAAAAATATCTCAACTCTTAAATAATTTAAATTCTAAAAAAGAAAAAACATATCTTTGGCCTGAATATTCTAATATGAAAAATGGACCAGATATTCTTTTTACTTATAGAAATATAACTGAATTGGCAAAGGGATATTCCAATTCCAATTCTAAATATTATAAAAATAAAAAATTAAAAAATACTATTTTAAATTCATTAAATTGGATGAAGAATAATGCTTATAAAGAAAATTTCCCTGAATTAGGAAACTGGTGGCAATGGGAAATTGGTATTCCTAAGGATTTAAATAAAATTATTTCTTTTATGTATGAAGATTTAACTCCTAAAGAAAGATTAAGTTTTTTAAAAGGTAGCCAATATTTTCAACCTTACGCCAATTGGTCTGGATATAGTCCTAGTGCTAAATTCTCATCAAACCCAGAAAAAAGAGTTTCAACTGGAGGAAATAGAATTGATACATCTCTTATAGTTTTTATGAGAGGAATTCTTTTAAATAATTCTGAAGAAGTCCAAGAAGCTCTTAAATCTATTCCAGATGTAGGTGATTTCGTTGAAACAGGAGATGGGTTTTATAAGGATGGTTCCTTTATTCAGCATGAATCTATTCCCTATGGTGGCACTTATGGAGCTGTTCTCCTAGGAGGTCTTGGTATTATTCAAAACTTAGTTGCAAATACTTCCCTTGAAATTAAAGATCCTCGTTTTAATAATATTTATGATTCTATTATCAATGGGTATAATTACCTACTTATTGACGGACGTATATCTGATTCTATAAGTGGAAGAGCTGTTACTAGACCAAATACCAATGATATGACCAGAGGAGAAGAAAATTTAATTGCTATTGCCATGATTTCTCAAGGAGCACCTAAAGAATATAAATATAAATTGCAAGAAATTGTAAAAAGGAATATTGAAGAAAATAATTTAGTTTATCTTCCTGCTAAAATTAAAAATCCTGTAGAAAAAGAAGTTATTGAAAGTATTTTAAAAAATGATGATATATTAACTCATGAACTTATAGGAAGTAAAAATTTTGGAAATATGGATAGATTTGTAAATAGAAATAAAAACTATTCCTTTATTTTAAGTATGCATTCTTCTAGAATTGGTAATTTTGAAAGCATTCTTGGAGAAAATTTAAAGGGATGGCATAGTTCTGATGGGATGTATTATATTTATACTCAAAAGCAAAATGAATATTTTGAATATTGGCCTACTGTAAATCCATATAGACTTCCTGGTACTACAGAAAGTTTAACTACTAGAAAAGATGTGAGTGGTCAAAGAAGAATAAAAAAATATATGGTACAAAAAGATTTTGCCGGTGGAGCTTGTGATGGATTTAATTCTATGATTGGTATGGATTTTTCTTCTTGGAATGATAAAACAACAGGAAAAAAATCATGGTTTATTTTAGATAATAAAATTATTGCTTTAGGAAGTGATATAAATAGTACTGATGGTATTGTCAATACAACAATCGAAAATAAAATTATAGATTCTAAGGAAGATATAATTAAAAATACTGAAGATACTTTAATCATTAAAAATGATAAATCTAATTTATATTCTGGATATTTTATTTTGGATAAAAATAAATTAAATAATATTTTAGATGAACGAATAGGATCTTGGAAGGAAGCTGGAGGAAAAGGTTCAAATAAAAAAATATTTAAAAAATATATTACATCTTATATTAATCACGGAGAAAATCCTAAAAATAATTCTTATGAGTACATTATTATTCCAGAAGTTAAAGAAAATATTTTAAATAATTTTAATAAAAATTCTATTCATATTTTAAGTAATAATAAATTTGCTCAAGGAGTTGAATTTAAAAATATTTTTGGAATAAATTTCTTTGAAGGATCAGATAAAAAAGTTAAAAATTTCATTGGGAAAACTCCTTTAAGTTTAATCGGTCATTCCAATGGAAATAATTTAAATTTATTTATCTCTGATCCTACCCATAAAAATCAAGAGGGTATAATCTTAGAAATAATAGGATCTTATTCCTTAGAAAATAAAATTTCAAATGTAGATATTAATTATGAAAAAGATAAAACTATTTTAACAATTAAAAATTTAAAAAATGGAGAAAGCATAAAAGTTTCATTAGTAAAAAATAAAAAATAA
- a CDS encoding chondroitinase family polysaccharide lyase, with translation MLKKLWGTMFLLSSIYSYGTTIYQFENGIPKNIKSINTSRLKITNEKYKDGNHSLKWNFNKNDSISILGDVGYSTFKDGGKEKARSSYSMWIYNKKPIDDKLIVQFKKNGIVKTSFPINMNFTGWRTMWVQYDRDMTGTPEEGMDEITFIAPNTSGEILIDQVIPSVLIDPRHNARDEQVPFVNLPADDAVNAHWMALYKNYNLIKYHKDNKPLTEKEIVSIKSIEDKFFNEIIKKVSVNKDIIEKKKEQLKEYKKINLEFIKRLVIYKNITSEERENIKYVPTKEFGIFLRELGYMYHSTNNIKEKNEIYSIFQNALNYMYDQGWTKGSSQGTIHHLGYQFREIYQGVFLMKTPLLKNNNLEKAREMVTWYSAMGIIYTDPNSMRGINIDILNTMLPGMLTAILLNDNINKEAQELTQFNKYLTKAITYSPGVIGGFKKDGSVFHHMQNYPAYGKGAFEGLTPIIYYLGGTPYGIKGVAYNIVKNSLLMSRIYSNKFNYLLTLTGRHPNNKFKIDDSGFKYTALGGENGVDKELAEAYLRLTPNGKDANKFKNLGFSPEKAPNGSWTMNMGSLQLHRRGEWLAGVKGYSRYLVGNETYIKNNLFGRYMSYGTFQILQDSLEQSGFVQEGWNWSHYPGTTAINLPLDKLKSNISQVDIYSGVEEMLLSDETYSGGNSLNGNGMFAMKLHEHPKYNGSHRARKSVFFFDNRAILLGSNIENNDAIHETHTTLFQNYLGQNNIIKENKIYKENTLLLDSQNNLYKIKNNEVVYSKDLQHSLDQNTGKPTKNNFELAYINHGKSPKNGTYEYAILIKGDKKSQRNFEKNSNYKVLNQDYSSHIVEDNISKMRGYAFFEKSSLQNDKFIKTIDTPSLILLSPEKDTLDISFVDPDLRLYEGIDKSQYDKNGLMKEVSIYSRNWKGNDGLPHTSTLTLKGKYKLKIGKNVKLKTDKNNTILEITSTYGTPVKIKLIKTK, from the coding sequence ATGCTAAAAAAATTATGGGGAACAATGTTTCTTTTAAGTTCTATTTATTCTTATGGAACAACTATATATCAATTTGAAAATGGAATTCCTAAAAATATAAAATCTATAAATACATCTCGATTAAAAATTACCAATGAAAAATATAAAGATGGTAATCATTCACTTAAGTGGAATTTCAATAAAAATGATTCTATTTCTATTTTAGGAGATGTTGGCTATTCAACATTTAAAGATGGAGGCAAAGAAAAAGCTCGTTCAAGTTATTCCATGTGGATTTATAATAAAAAACCCATTGACGATAAACTTATAGTACAATTTAAAAAAAATGGAATTGTAAAAACATCTTTTCCAATTAATATGAATTTCACAGGTTGGAGAACAATGTGGGTTCAATATGATAGAGATATGACTGGAACCCCTGAAGAAGGTATGGATGAAATTACCTTTATAGCTCCAAATACTTCTGGAGAAATATTAATAGATCAAGTAATTCCATCTGTTTTAATCGATCCTAGACATAATGCAAGAGATGAACAAGTTCCTTTTGTTAATCTTCCAGCAGATGACGCTGTTAATGCTCATTGGATGGCTCTTTACAAAAACTATAATCTTATAAAATATCATAAAGATAATAAACCTTTAACAGAAAAAGAAATAGTTAGTATAAAATCTATTGAAGATAAATTTTTTAATGAAATTATAAAAAAAGTTTCTGTTAATAAAGATATAATCGAAAAAAAGAAAGAACAATTAAAGGAATATAAAAAGATAAATTTAGAATTTATCAAACGTTTAGTTATTTATAAAAATATAACGTCTGAAGAAAGAGAAAATATAAAATATGTTCCTACTAAAGAATTTGGAATATTTCTTCGAGAGTTAGGCTATATGTATCATTCTACTAATAATATTAAAGAAAAAAATGAAATATATTCAATATTCCAAAATGCATTAAATTATATGTATGATCAAGGTTGGACAAAGGGAAGTTCTCAAGGAACAATACACCATTTAGGTTACCAATTCAGAGAAATTTATCAAGGTGTATTTCTTATGAAAACTCCTCTTTTAAAAAATAATAATTTAGAAAAAGCTAGAGAAATGGTAACTTGGTACAGTGCAATGGGAATTATTTATACTGATCCAAACTCTATGAGAGGAATAAATATTGATATTTTAAATACAATGCTTCCTGGAATGTTAACTGCTATTTTATTAAATGATAATATAAATAAGGAAGCACAGGAACTTACTCAGTTTAATAAATATTTAACTAAAGCTATAACCTATTCTCCTGGAGTTATTGGTGGTTTTAAAAAAGATGGTTCTGTTTTTCATCATATGCAAAATTATCCTGCCTATGGAAAAGGAGCTTTTGAAGGATTAACTCCTATTATTTACTATTTAGGAGGAACTCCCTATGGTATAAAAGGTGTAGCTTATAATATTGTAAAAAATTCTCTTTTAATGTCTAGAATTTATTCTAATAAATTTAATTATTTACTAACTTTAACAGGACGTCATCCTAACAATAAATTTAAAATTGATGATAGTGGATTTAAATATACCGCTCTTGGTGGAGAGAATGGAGTTGATAAAGAGCTAGCAGAAGCTTATTTAAGACTTACTCCAAACGGAAAAGATGCCAATAAATTTAAAAATTTAGGTTTTTCACCCGAAAAAGCTCCTAATGGTTCTTGGACTATGAATATGGGATCTTTACAACTTCATAGACGTGGGGAATGGTTGGCTGGAGTTAAAGGTTATAGTCGTTATTTAGTTGGTAATGAGACTTATATTAAAAATAATCTTTTTGGAAGATATATGAGTTATGGAACTTTCCAAATTCTCCAAGATTCATTAGAGCAAAGTGGATTTGTTCAAGAAGGATGGAATTGGTCTCATTATCCAGGAACAACTGCTATAAATCTTCCTTTAGATAAATTAAAATCTAATATTTCTCAAGTTGATATTTATAGCGGAGTAGAAGAAATGCTTCTTTCTGATGAAACTTATTCTGGAGGAAATTCATTAAATGGTAATGGAATGTTTGCTATGAAGTTACATGAGCATCCAAAATATAATGGTAGTCATAGAGCTAGGAAATCTGTATTTTTCTTTGATAATAGAGCTATTCTATTAGGAAGTAATATTGAAAATAATGATGCTATCCATGAAACACATACAACATTGTTTCAAAATTATTTAGGACAAAATAATATTATTAAGGAAAATAAAATTTATAAAGAAAATACCCTTTTATTAGATAGTCAAAATAATCTTTATAAAATAAAAAATAATGAGGTAGTTTATTCTAAAGATTTACAACATTCTTTAGATCAAAATACAGGAAAACCTACTAAAAATAATTTTGAACTTGCTTATATAAATCATGGAAAATCACCTAAAAATGGAACTTATGAATATGCTATTTTAATAAAAGGTGATAAAAAATCTCAAAGAAATTTTGAAAAAAATAGTAACTATAAAGTTTTAAATCAAGATTATTCTTCTCATATTGTTGAAGATAATATTTCAAAAATGAGAGGGTATGCTTTCTTTGAAAAAAGTTCTTTACAAAATGATAAATTTATAAAAACAATTGATACTCCATCTTTAATACTATTATCTCCAGAAAAAGATACTTTAGATATTAGTTTTGTAGATCCAGATTTAAGATTATATGAGGGAATTGATAAAAGTCAATATGACAAAAATGGACTTATGAAAGAGGTTAGTATTTACTCTAGAAATTGGAAAGGTAATGATGGCTTACCTCATACCTCTACTCTTACTTTAAAAGGAAAATATAAATTAAAAATAGGAAAGAATGTTAAATTAAAAACTGACAAAAATAATACTATTTTAGAAATTACATCTACTTATGGAACTCCTGTAAAAATAAAATTAATAAAAACAAAATAA
- a CDS encoding outer membrane protein OmpK: MLKKIILGGTIGLSTLSFGEYAPWNFTVLEGSLIKSNGLPNGYGASGKDTIFELQGTTRYDLLDLYWFVDRSNIFKDSDLSDKNKDHEKKNYTYGEFNPRISLDGLLNKNLSIGPVKEWFIAYQFDYDNVRGVEWGKNKGIEKHYIGIGNYLNIPQMKYLKFDYFKTNIYARYIDKNYSRNEKKWDGYLFNMAYGGSFYQFENGMKLGFSGWLDYDFGARHGSSKETHDSLQWQNQLRFYFTKNISVSYTYQINNHFSQVNNYSSNKNSQSVGIHYSIMF, from the coding sequence GTGCTAAAAAAAATTATACTTGGGGGAACAATAGGGTTATCAACACTATCTTTTGGAGAATATGCTCCATGGAATTTTACAGTATTAGAGGGAAGTTTAATAAAAAGTAATGGATTACCAAATGGATATGGTGCTTCAGGAAAAGATACTATATTTGAATTACAAGGAACAACAAGATATGACCTACTAGATTTATATTGGTTTGTTGATCGTTCTAATATATTTAAAGATTCAGACTTGAGCGATAAAAATAAAGATCATGAAAAAAAAAATTATACCTATGGAGAATTTAATCCAAGAATTTCTTTAGATGGATTATTAAATAAGAATTTATCAATAGGACCAGTTAAAGAATGGTTTATAGCTTATCAATTTGATTATGATAATGTTAGAGGAGTTGAATGGGGTAAAAATAAAGGGATAGAGAAACATTATATAGGAATAGGAAATTATTTAAATATACCTCAAATGAAATATTTAAAATTTGATTATTTTAAAACAAATATTTATGCTAGATATATAGATAAAAATTATAGTAGAAATGAAAAAAAATGGGATGGGTATTTATTTAATATGGCCTATGGTGGTAGTTTTTATCAATTTGAAAATGGAATGAAATTAGGATTTAGCGGTTGGTTAGATTATGATTTTGGAGCTAGACATGGATCTTCAAAAGAAACACATGATAGCCTACAGTGGCAAAATCAATTAAGATTTTATTTTACTAAAAATATATCGGTAAGTTATACGTATCAAATAAACAATCATTTTTCACAAGTTAATAATTACTCTTCAAATAAAAATTCCCAATCGGTGGGAATACATTATTCAATAATGTTTTAA
- a CDS encoding GIY-YIG nuclease family protein, with protein MRNWYIYLLRCKDNSLYTGITTDVERRFKEHKEGKGAKYTKAKGVINIEKIFSVENKSTALKLEYKIKKLTKKYKEILIKYDKSIVDFFS; from the coding sequence ATGAGAAATTGGTATATATATTTATTACGTTGTAAAGATAATAGTCTTTATACAGGAATAACAACAGATGTTGAGAGAAGATTTAAAGAACACAAAGAGGGAAAGGGAGCTAAATATACAAAAGCTAAAGGAGTTATAAATATTGAAAAAATTTTTTCTGTTGAAAATAAATCTACTGCTCTTAAATTAGAATATAAAATAAAAAAATTAACAAAAAAATATAAAGAAATTTTAATTAAATATGATAAATCTATTGTTGATTTTTTTTCTTAA